ACCATTTACTAGATAGCGGAGGTTCGTCTCGGCATAAGTGAGGGGAATCACGGCTACTGTAAACTGGGAAATTTCTGGATTATAATCAGCTACTGTAAGACTAATACCGTTCACAGCTATACTGCCTTTGGGAACAATATAACGCGCGATCGCATCAGGAGCTGTAAAAGTCATTTCCCAAGCGGTTGCTGACTGTTGTGCCGAAACCATGCAACCGATACCATCTACATGTCCCATCACAAAATGACCGCCGACTTTACCACCTAATCGCAGGGAAGTTTCTAAATTTACATATCTTGGTTCTGTGTGTTCTTTCCCTAGAGTTGTACGGCGCAGAGTCTCCGGTGATGCTGTTGCTATAAAACCGTCTTTTAAAATTTCTTCTACGGTAAGGCAAATACCATCTACTGCTACACTGTCACCATAACCTAAGTCCCCCATAATGACTTCACATGGGTGGCTAACACAACTAATTTGCCAAGAATCTCCCTCTAAGGGTCTTATGGTTCCTAATGCTTGGATTATTCCTGTAAACACGACTGTTTTCTCAATTGAACTCAATTTAACGCTTTATTTTGATTAAAAGTAATTGGTAATTCTCACAATAATTTAAAAACTCAAAGTATAATTTTTGACCATTGTTTGTATCAATATTTCAATACATTTATAGTAAAGATAAGGCATATTTAGATAATTACATTATGACGAGAAAAAACTAATTCGACTTACTCTGGTATTCACAACCATTTGGGAGTTTAATAGAAGCAATTATATAGAATAAAGACCTATGTTTTTGATAGTCCCAATCTTGCCCAATCGAGGGTATGATTTGTTACAAATTCCTCTAAAGCTCAAAGGATTGTAGAGGCTTAGCCAATGATTGAAATGAAAGTCGCTGGCATAGCATTAGATGCCATAACCCGCAGCCCGATTGTACTGTTGAAA
Above is a genomic segment from Fischerella sp. JS2 containing:
- a CDS encoding riboflavin synthase is translated as MFTGIIQALGTIRPLEGDSWQISCVSHPCEVIMGDLGYGDSVAVDGICLTVEEILKDGFIATASPETLRRTTLGKEHTEPRYVNLETSLRLGGKVGGHFVMGHVDGIGCMVSAQQSATAWEMTFTAPDAIARYIVPKGSIAVNGISLTVADYNPEISQFTVAVIPLTYAETNLRYLVNGSWVNLEGDILGKYVENFLKFPTNASREEITPAFLAEHGYL